In the genome of Pongo pygmaeus isolate AG05252 chromosome 9, NHGRI_mPonPyg2-v2.0_pri, whole genome shotgun sequence, one region contains:
- the BCO2 gene encoding carotenoid-cleaving dioxygenase, mitochondrial isoform X2 — protein sequence MALLHQFRMAKGTVTYRSKFLQSDTYKANSAKNRIVISEFGTLALPDPCKNVFERFMSRFELPGKAAAMTDNTNVNYVRYKGDYYLCTETNFMNKVDIETLEKREKVDWSKFIAVNGATAHPHYDPDGTAYNMGNSFGPYGFSYKVIRVPPEKVDLGETIHGAQVICSIASTEKGKPSYYHSFGMTRNYIIFIEQPLKMNLWKIATSKIRGKAFSDGISWEPQCNTWFHVVDKRTGQLLPGRYYSKPFVTFHQINAFEDQGCVIIDLCCQDNGRTLEVYQLQNLRKAGEGLDQVYNSAAKSFPRRFVLPLNVSLNAPEGDNLSPLSYTSASAVKQADGTIWCSHENLHQEDLEKEGGIEFPQIYYDQFSGKKYHFFYGCGFRHLVGDSLIKVDVVNKTLKVWREDGFYPSEPVFVPAPGTNEEDGGVILSVVITPNQNESNFLLVLDAKNFEELGRAEVPVQMPYGFHGTFIPI from the exons ATGGCACTGCTTCACCAGTTCAGGATGGCAAAGGGCACAGTGACATACAGGAGCAAGTTTCTACAGAGTGATACATATAAGGCCAACAGTGCTAAAAACCGAATTGTGATCTCAGAATTTGGCACACTGGCTCTCCCGGATCCATGCAAGAATGTTTTTGAACGTTTCATGTCCAGGTTTGAGCTGCCTGGTAAAGCTGCAG CCATGACTGACAACACTAATGTCAACTATGTGCGGTACAAGGGTGATTACTACCTCTGCACTGAGACCAACTTTATGAATAAAGTGGACATTGAAACtctggaaaaaagagaaaag GTAGATTGGAGCAAATTTATTGCTGTGAATGGAGCAACTGCACATCCTCATTACGACCCAGATGGAACAGCATACAATATGGGGAACTCCTTTGGGCCATATG GTTTCTCCTATAAGGTTATTCGGGTTCCTCCAGAGAAGGTGGACCTTGGGGAGACAATCCATGGAGCCCAGGTGATATGTTCTATTGCCTCTACAGAGAAGGGGAAACCTTCTTACTACCATAGCTTTG GAATGACAAGGAACTACATAATTTTCATTGAACAACCTCTAAAGATGAACCTGTGGAAAATTGCCACTTCTAAAATTCGGGGAAAGGCCTTTTCAGATGGGATAAGCTGGGAACCCCAGTGTAATACATGGTTTCATGTGGTGGATAAACGCACTGGACAG CTCCTTCCAGGGAGATACTACAGCAAACCTTTTGTTACATTTCATCAAATCAATGCCTTTGAGGACCAGGGCTGTGTTATAATTGATTTGTGCTGTCAAGATAATGGAAGAACCCTAGAAGTTTACCAGTTACAGAATCTCAGGAAGGCTGGGGAAGGGCTTGATCAG GTCTATAATTCAGCAGCCAAATCTTTCCCTCGAAGGTTTGTTTTGCCTTTAAATGTCAGTTTGAATGCCCCTGAGGGAGACAACCTGAGTCCATTGTCCTATACTTCAGCCAGTGCTGTGAAACAGGCTGATGGAACG ATCTGGTGCTCTCATGAAAATCTACATCAGGAGGACCTAGAAAAGGAAGGAGGCATTGAATTTCCTCAGATCTACTATGATCAATTCAGTGGCAAAAAGTATCATTTCTTTTACGGCTGTGGCTTTCGGCATTTGGTGGGGGATTCTCTGATCAAGGTTGATGTGGTGAATAAGACACTGAAG GTTTGGAGAGAAGATGGCTTTTATCCCTCAGAACCTGTTTTTGTTCCAGCACCAGGAACCAATGAAGAAGATGGTGGGGTTATTCTTTCTGTGGTGATCACTCCCAACCAG aatGAAAGCAATTTTCTCCTAGTTTTGGATGCCAAGAACTTTGAAGAGCTGGGCCGAGCAGAGGTACCTGTGCAGATGCCTTATGGGTTCCATGGTACCTTCATACCCATCTGA